One part of the Malus sylvestris chromosome 2, drMalSylv7.2, whole genome shotgun sequence genome encodes these proteins:
- the LOC126597952 gene encoding uncharacterized protein LOC126597952 — translation MYGNQNNAARIFQLKKDISNIQQEGKSFVQHLGSLRSMWNELDVYRPHTTDSSVLLKRTEEDKNFQLLSSLSSEYEDLRSHILMNPELPSFTSVCATIQREEVRRKVMNNGIKTNVTEARAYLTNEKRYKGKNPHLKCLHCDNIGHVRDKCWILHPELKPDFMKDKSAPKTSRAHPCANTATSSSINSFDTYQQFTANPATLLNEFTAYLQQKKGREEGYVDHEDGSTIALMGQFAGF, via the coding sequence ATGTATGGCAATCAAAATAATGCTGCTCGCATCTTTCAACTCAAGAAGGATATCTCCAACATACAACAAGAAGGTAAAAGCTTTGTTCAACATCTTGGTTCTTTGAGAAGCATGTGGAATGAGTTAGATGTGTACAGACCTCACACAACTGATTCCTCAGTGCTCCTTAAAAGAactgaagaagataaaaattttcaattattgTCTAGCTTAAGCTCAGAATATGAGGATTTGAGAAGTCACATTCTCATGAACCCGGAGCTACCATCCTTCACTAGTGTCTGTGCAACTATCCAACGTGAGGAAGTAAGGAGAAAAGTCATGAACAATGGTATAAAAACCAACGTGACAGAAGCTAGGGCTTACCTGACAAATGAAAAAAGGTATAAAGGGAAAAACCCTCATTTGAAGTGCCTACACTGTGACAACATCGGGCATGTGAGAGACAAGTGCTGGATCCTACATCCAGAACTCAAACCTGACTTCATGAAGGATAAATCCGCACCAAAGACAAGTCGTGCACACCCTTGTGCCAACACTGCAACATCCTCATCTATCAACAGTTTTGATACCTATCAACAGTTCACTGCAAATCCTGCCACCCTGTTAAATGAGTTCACAGCGTATCTCCAACAAAAGAAGGGAAGAGAGGAGGGATATGTTGATCATGAAGATGGAAGTACTATTGCATTGATGGGCCAATTTGCAGGTTTTTAA